A single region of the Granulicella aggregans genome encodes:
- a CDS encoding OmpA family protein, with amino-acid sequence MKTYASGRVRVQSASRTMYTAGIFAAGVLAMGLGVTGCASKNYVKAQTGPLVQQTNELDAKTAADHRAIGDTDDRAQKGIAGAQASADAANQHANAAGEAANAAGQNAQDAYNRVDTLSGVVANLDNYKPVSDVSVTFAFDKAVLTAADKKQLDDFAANLNSTKGYLLEVTGGTDSTGDAQYNYQLSQRRADAVVNYLATQYNVPPHKFYLIGIGKDQQVASDKTATGRAKNRRVEVKLMSNMGQQSQPSSSTVPSGGQ; translated from the coding sequence ATGAAAACTTACGCTTCTGGTAGGGTGCGGGTGCAGTCAGCATCGCGCACGATGTATACGGCGGGGATCTTTGCCGCCGGAGTTCTGGCGATGGGCTTAGGCGTGACCGGATGCGCTTCGAAGAACTACGTGAAGGCACAGACTGGCCCTCTGGTTCAGCAGACGAACGAGCTGGATGCAAAGACGGCGGCGGACCACCGGGCGATTGGCGACACGGATGACCGGGCCCAAAAGGGAATCGCTGGCGCACAGGCTTCGGCGGACGCAGCGAATCAGCACGCCAATGCTGCTGGCGAAGCCGCGAACGCCGCTGGACAGAATGCGCAGGATGCTTACAACCGCGTGGACACTCTGAGCGGCGTGGTTGCGAACCTGGATAACTACAAACCGGTCTCGGATGTGAGTGTCACGTTCGCCTTCGACAAGGCTGTGCTTACGGCGGCGGATAAGAAGCAGTTGGATGACTTTGCGGCCAATTTGAATAGCACAAAGGGCTATTTGCTGGAAGTTACGGGCGGAACTGACTCTACTGGGGACGCTCAATACAACTATCAGCTCAGCCAACGCCGCGCGGATGCTGTAGTTAATTACTTAGCGACTCAATACAACGTTCCTCCGCACAAGTTTTATCTGATCGGCATTGGTAAAGATCAGCAGGTTGCATCCGATAAGACAGCTACGGGGCGCGCTAAGAATCGCAGAGTTGAAGTGAAGTTGATGAGCAATATGGGCCAGCAATCTCAGCCGTCAAGTTCTACAGTTCCGAGCGGTGGGCAATAA
- a CDS encoding APC family permease, whose translation MKTSPPARQNSSQTVNRPPSGRIRLVVASSVMLTFISFWRAAAIVLNDLGSSAFYAGGIAEEAVGKSAPWFILGVMLFSFAVRAVYVESCSMFTRGGVYRIVKEALGGTFAKLSVSALMFDYILTGPISGVSAGQYIVGLLNELLRLGSNHHWIHGAFTHTSGVARQLPVDGTSAVFAGLVTVYFWWQNIKGIEESSDKALKVMKITTVMVVLLLSWGFFTVLRTGAHLPPLPVPANLHFSNDALGFLKNTSFAKTLGLFGVIMAFGHSVLAMSGEESLAQVNREIEHPKLKNLKRAAIVIAIYSFIFTGIGSLLAVMIIPDAVRVSVYRDNLIAGMAMFMVGPLAARIAFRIFVVIVGFLILGGAVNTAIVGSTGVLMRVAEDGVLSDWFRKPQHKFGTSYRIVNLVVLLQLFTILVTRGNVIMLGEAYAFGVIWSFTFNSLAMLVLRFKYHGERGWKVPVNIKVGKTEIPLGLLSVFLVLLTTAIVNLFTKSVATVSGVLFAATFFVIFSLSERDNKRRHDVATRQMKEHFQLEHRDDIGTEALDIRPGAVIVSMRDAGAPFALKWALSRTNTDEQDLVVLAARMMGAGGPDYLSPDDQLFSEHEQMLFTKAVSVAESFGKHISLLVVPAGDIFAALVQTAKSLEAGAVVCGLSSKLTAQEQAYHTGQAWEQLPEPKRQFTFYVVKPEGEAISFHIGPHAPAIEQREVQLVHRLWLSLRKSPEMHDLHHSDVMTYALSRMAREFSRDREGTLRDLRRSIEEHSRFQRLGDVRFEIFDNHDKDLIKAPSETEEAIEESDVDGFEADAIIPVSKE comes from the coding sequence ATGAAGACCAGCCCGCCAGCCCGGCAAAACTCCTCCCAAACTGTAAACCGCCCGCCCTCAGGCCGCATTCGCCTTGTCGTCGCATCCTCCGTGATGCTGACATTCATCTCCTTCTGGCGCGCCGCAGCCATCGTTCTCAACGACCTCGGCTCCTCCGCCTTCTACGCCGGTGGCATCGCCGAAGAGGCGGTCGGGAAGTCCGCTCCCTGGTTCATCCTCGGCGTCATGCTCTTCAGCTTCGCCGTCCGCGCCGTCTACGTCGAAAGCTGCAGCATGTTCACCCGCGGCGGCGTCTATCGCATCGTGAAGGAGGCCCTCGGCGGCACCTTCGCCAAGCTCAGCGTCTCCGCGCTGATGTTCGACTACATCCTCACCGGCCCTATCTCCGGTGTCTCCGCCGGCCAGTACATCGTCGGTCTTCTCAATGAGCTGCTGCGGCTTGGCTCCAATCACCATTGGATCCACGGTGCCTTCACCCACACCAGCGGCGTCGCTCGCCAACTCCCCGTGGACGGCACCTCCGCCGTCTTCGCGGGACTCGTCACCGTCTACTTCTGGTGGCAGAACATCAAGGGCATCGAAGAGTCGAGCGACAAGGCCCTCAAGGTCATGAAGATCACCACCGTCATGGTGGTCCTGCTTCTCTCCTGGGGCTTCTTCACCGTCCTGCGCACCGGAGCTCATCTACCTCCGCTACCTGTCCCGGCAAATCTGCACTTCTCAAACGACGCCCTCGGCTTCCTCAAGAACACCAGCTTCGCCAAGACCCTCGGCCTCTTCGGCGTCATCATGGCCTTCGGCCACTCCGTGCTTGCCATGAGCGGCGAAGAGTCCCTCGCCCAGGTCAACCGAGAGATCGAGCACCCCAAGCTCAAGAACCTCAAGCGTGCCGCCATCGTCATCGCCATCTATAGCTTCATCTTCACCGGCATCGGCTCGCTCCTTGCGGTCATGATTATCCCCGACGCCGTCCGCGTCTCGGTCTATCGCGACAACCTCATCGCCGGCATGGCGATGTTCATGGTTGGCCCGCTCGCTGCTCGCATCGCCTTCCGCATCTTCGTCGTCATCGTAGGCTTCCTCATCCTCGGCGGAGCGGTAAACACCGCCATCGTCGGCTCAACCGGCGTCCTCATGCGTGTCGCTGAAGACGGTGTCCTGTCCGACTGGTTCCGCAAGCCGCAGCACAAATTCGGCACCAGCTATCGCATCGTCAATCTCGTCGTCCTGCTGCAGCTCTTCACCATCCTCGTCACCCGCGGCAACGTCATCATGCTCGGCGAGGCCTACGCCTTCGGCGTCATCTGGAGCTTCACCTTCAACTCGCTCGCCATGCTGGTACTTCGCTTCAAATACCACGGCGAGCGTGGCTGGAAGGTTCCCGTAAATATCAAGGTGGGCAAGACCGAAATTCCGCTCGGACTTCTCTCCGTATTTCTGGTTCTTCTCACCACCGCAATCGTCAATCTGTTTACTAAATCGGTCGCGACCGTCAGCGGAGTCTTATTCGCCGCAACCTTCTTCGTCATCTTCTCGCTCTCCGAACGCGACAATAAGAGACGTCACGATGTCGCCACGCGGCAGATGAAGGAACACTTCCAGCTTGAGCACCGCGACGACATCGGCACCGAAGCTCTCGACATCCGCCCCGGTGCAGTCATCGTCTCCATGCGCGACGCCGGTGCTCCTTTCGCTCTCAAGTGGGCGCTATCCCGCACGAATACCGACGAGCAGGATCTAGTCGTTTTAGCTGCGCGCATGATGGGCGCAGGCGGCCCGGATTATCTGAGCCCTGACGATCAGCTCTTTAGCGAACACGAGCAGATGCTCTTCACCAAGGCCGTCTCCGTCGCCGAAAGCTTTGGCAAACATATCTCGCTCCTCGTCGTTCCCGCCGGAGATATCTTCGCGGCGCTCGTCCAGACCGCGAAGTCGCTCGAAGCGGGTGCCGTGGTCTGCGGGCTCTCTTCTAAGCTGACCGCGCAGGAACAGGCCTATCACACAGGGCAGGCGTGGGAGCAACTCCCCGAGCCCAAGCGGCAGTTCACCTTTTACGTCGTCAAGCCCGAAGGCGAGGCTATCAGCTTCCACATTGGCCCACACGCTCCAGCCATTGAACAGCGCGAAGTCCAGTTGGTCCATCGTCTCTGGCTAAGCTTGCGTAAGTCGCCTGAGATGCATGACCTGCATCACAGCGATGTCATGACCTATGCGTTAAGCCGCATGGCCAGAGAGTTTTCGCGCGACCGTGAAGGCACGCTTCGCGACCTTCGTCGATCGATTGAGGAACATAGCAGGTTCCAGCGGCTTGGGGATGTACGCTTCGAGATATTCGACAACCACGATAAGGATTTGATCAAAGCGCCCAGCGAAACTGAAGAAGCCATCGAAGAGAGCGACGTGGATGGCTTTGAAGCGGATGCGATTATTCCCGTATCGAAAGAATAA
- a CDS encoding bactofilin family protein, whose translation MKPAEATTVIGRSVTIHGEITGGEDLYLDGSVQGTLTLAGNRLTVGPNAHIVADLEVRDIVVYGRVEGNIKASGRVDLRQTAEVTGDILTSRLSIEEKASIRGRVDVGTATPGGAAAKAPAVTDAPLFGEGKV comes from the coding sequence ATGAAGCCAGCAGAAGCGACCACGGTGATTGGGCGTTCGGTAACGATCCACGGCGAGATTACGGGCGGAGAAGATCTTTACCTGGATGGGTCGGTGCAGGGAACGCTGACGCTGGCGGGAAACCGGCTGACAGTGGGGCCAAACGCGCATATCGTCGCGGACCTGGAGGTTCGGGACATCGTGGTGTACGGACGAGTCGAAGGGAACATCAAGGCATCGGGGCGAGTGGACCTGAGGCAGACCGCCGAGGTCACGGGCGATATTCTGACTTCGCGCCTGTCGATCGAAGAGAAGGCTTCGATTCGTGGGCGCGTGGATGTGGGAACGGCCACTCCTGGTGGAGCTGCGGCGAAGGCGCCTGCCGTGACGGACGCGCCCTTGTTCGGCGAAGGGAAGGTCTAG
- a CDS encoding GNAT family N-acetyltransferase produces the protein MEGPNGDVLIRMAAGLEEFQQCVDIQGAVWGYEDSDIVPRRMFLLAMKIGGQVVGAFAGDGKMIGFAMALPAYREGTAYLHSHMLAVLPEYRNAGLGRRLKLAQRDDAIARGIERMEWTYDPLETKNAYLNIAKLGAISRRYEANFYGASTSVLQGGLPTDRLYAEWWLRSERVENVLSGEAATVEPLERVVVPKQVAEWKAAAELRPRAEAVQTANRIALQDAFATGLAIVGYERDAEGNGVFLLGNLEKSTTLGVDVR, from the coding sequence ATGGAAGGTCCGAACGGCGATGTCTTGATCCGAATGGCGGCGGGGCTGGAGGAGTTTCAACAGTGCGTCGATATCCAGGGTGCTGTTTGGGGGTATGAAGATAGCGATATCGTGCCGCGGAGGATGTTTCTGCTGGCGATGAAGATCGGCGGCCAGGTGGTGGGTGCATTCGCTGGCGATGGGAAGATGATCGGATTCGCGATGGCGCTGCCGGCTTATCGCGAGGGGACGGCTTATCTGCACTCGCACATGCTGGCGGTGCTGCCGGAGTATCGCAACGCGGGGCTTGGACGCCGACTGAAGCTGGCGCAGAGGGATGACGCGATCGCCAGAGGTATCGAGAGGATGGAGTGGACTTACGATCCGCTGGAGACGAAGAATGCGTATCTGAACATCGCGAAGCTGGGGGCGATCTCGCGGCGGTATGAGGCGAATTTTTATGGGGCGTCGACTTCTGTGCTGCAGGGCGGGCTGCCGACCGATCGGCTGTATGCGGAGTGGTGGCTGCGGTCGGAGCGGGTGGAGAACGTTCTAAGTGGTGAAGCGGCTACGGTTGAGCCGCTGGAGCGAGTGGTCGTCCCGAAGCAAGTTGCCGAATGGAAGGCTGCGGCTGAGCTGCGACCGCGCGCGGAGGCGGTGCAGACGGCGAACCGCATCGCCCTGCAGGACGCGTTTGCCACGGGATTAGCGATTGTCGGGTACGAGCGCGATGCCGAGGGGAACGGCGTGTTTTTGCTGGGGAATTTGGAAAAGTCCACAACTCTGGGCGTGGATGTCCGATAG
- the menC gene encoding o-succinylbenzoate synthase: MTIDAIHLREINLPLAHPFETSFGVTDARRILLVEIESEGLTAWGECVAGEHPYFSDETVDTAWGVMTGELVPSLLNAGEKLRGGGNCPHIFGQVRGHRMAKAAIENAVWDLESQRNGVSLGFLLGGVREVIPCGVSIGLQSSLPKLMEKIETELAAGYQRIKLKCKPGHDTKMFEAVRNRWPDITLSCDANSAYRMKDFDHIIEWDAFNLLMIEQPMWYDDFYFHSMLQKRLDTSICLDESIRNRRDALAAIDMESCRIINIKNGRVGGFSEAIAVHNVAAERGVPVWCGGMLETGIGRAHNIALSSLPNFTLPGDVSASKRYWSEDIIEPEVTVSSAGEIVVPQVAGMGFEVRRDRIEKLTVRRETMKARARELV, translated from the coding sequence ATCACGATCGATGCCATTCACCTTCGCGAGATCAACCTTCCACTAGCGCATCCGTTTGAGACGAGCTTCGGCGTGACCGACGCGCGCCGCATCCTACTGGTCGAGATCGAGTCTGAGGGACTCACGGCCTGGGGCGAGTGTGTCGCGGGCGAGCACCCTTACTTCTCCGACGAGACCGTCGACACGGCCTGGGGAGTGATGACAGGCGAATTGGTTCCGAGCCTGTTGAATGCGGGAGAGAAACTCCGCGGTGGAGGGAACTGTCCGCACATCTTTGGGCAGGTGCGCGGGCACCGCATGGCCAAGGCGGCCATTGAGAACGCGGTGTGGGACCTGGAATCGCAGCGGAACGGTGTGAGCCTGGGTTTCCTGTTGGGAGGCGTTCGCGAGGTGATTCCATGCGGCGTGTCGATCGGATTACAGAGCTCGCTGCCGAAGCTGATGGAGAAGATTGAGACGGAGCTTGCGGCGGGGTATCAGCGGATCAAGCTGAAGTGCAAGCCGGGGCACGATACGAAGATGTTTGAGGCGGTGCGGAACCGCTGGCCTGACATTACGCTGAGCTGCGATGCGAACTCGGCTTACCGGATGAAGGACTTCGACCACATCATCGAGTGGGACGCGTTCAACCTGCTGATGATCGAGCAGCCGATGTGGTACGACGACTTTTATTTTCACTCGATGCTGCAGAAGCGGCTGGACACCTCAATCTGTTTAGACGAGTCAATCCGCAATCGCCGGGATGCGCTGGCTGCGATCGATATGGAGTCGTGCCGGATCATCAACATCAAGAATGGGCGGGTGGGCGGCTTCAGCGAGGCGATTGCGGTTCATAACGTCGCGGCAGAGCGAGGCGTGCCGGTGTGGTGCGGCGGCATGCTGGAGACGGGCATTGGGCGGGCGCATAACATCGCGCTGTCGTCGCTGCCCAACTTTACGCTGCCCGGGGATGTATCGGCATCGAAGCGGTATTGGTCGGAGGACATCATCGAGCCCGAGGTGACGGTAAGCAGCGCGGGTGAGATTGTGGTCCCGCAGGTGGCAGGGATGGGCTTTGAGGTGCGACGGGACCGGATAGAAAAGCTGACTGTGCGACGGGAGACGATGAAGGCTCGGGCGCGGGAGTTGGTGTAG
- the mazG gene encoding nucleoside triphosphate pyrophosphohydrolase, with the protein MEEREDAFAEAVAIMARLRGPDGCPWDREQTFDSIKRHTLEETYEVFDAIERRAWPDLKDELGDLLLQVLFYSQMAAEAGYFDIHDVAANLNAKLIRRHPHIFSRETGGGVTATDADAVLRNWEQIKLEEKKAAGMKAASLLDEVPRAMPPLLEAGKLGSKAAKVGFDWPNADGRATELFEKLDEEIEELKAEVATGSRELMEAELGDLLFTAVNLARHLKVDPDAALRGANAKFRRRFAGMEAEAGEDGLRGKSAVELEAFWVKAKRQGAPSQTIGIGNGEESGSSDFVEG; encoded by the coding sequence ATGGAAGAAAGAGAAGATGCGTTTGCTGAAGCTGTTGCGATCATGGCGCGTCTGCGGGGGCCGGATGGGTGTCCTTGGGACCGTGAGCAGACCTTCGACAGCATTAAGCGGCATACGCTGGAGGAGACCTACGAGGTCTTCGACGCGATCGAGCGCCGGGCATGGCCGGATTTGAAAGATGAACTGGGCGATCTGTTGCTGCAGGTGCTGTTTTATTCGCAGATGGCAGCGGAGGCTGGGTACTTCGATATCCATGATGTTGCGGCGAACCTGAACGCGAAGTTGATCCGGCGACATCCGCATATCTTTTCCCGAGAGACGGGGGGAGGTGTCACGGCGACCGACGCGGATGCGGTGCTGCGGAACTGGGAACAGATCAAGCTGGAGGAGAAGAAGGCGGCTGGAATGAAAGCAGCTTCGCTGCTGGATGAGGTGCCTCGCGCTATGCCGCCGCTGCTGGAGGCGGGAAAGCTGGGGTCGAAAGCGGCTAAGGTGGGCTTCGACTGGCCGAACGCGGATGGGCGGGCGACAGAGTTGTTCGAGAAGCTCGATGAAGAGATTGAAGAGTTGAAGGCTGAGGTTGCAACCGGCTCGCGCGAGTTAATGGAAGCGGAGCTTGGCGATCTCCTGTTTACGGCAGTGAATTTGGCGCGGCATTTGAAGGTCGATCCGGATGCGGCGCTGCGTGGGGCGAATGCGAAGTTTCGGCGGCGATTTGCGGGGATGGAAGCGGAGGCGGGAGAGGACGGGCTGCGTGGGAAGAGTGCGGTGGAGCTGGAAGCGTTTTGGGTGAAGGCAAAGAGGCAAGGGGCTCCTTCGCAGACGATAGGGATCGGTAATGGAGAAGAAAGCGGATCCTCCGACTTCGTCGAAGGATGA
- a CDS encoding methyltransferase domain-containing protein, producing MLNFFGNHGSTSEREEAARESRKSSGWAQLQKHLATNEGLRILDIGPTSAININYITSLGHSIYMANLVDEAAKPEYMVAGEDSEAKHFDVERFVKSNLDFAGRMFDVVTFWDTADYLPAPLLAPVIDRIHEVMLPGGVLLGFFHSKVNAGEVRFSRYHLTPTDAIDIQRTGAHPILHVYNNRQIEKLLHAFSGYRFFLAKDNLSEVLATR from the coding sequence ATGCTGAATTTCTTTGGCAATCACGGTTCCACCAGCGAACGCGAGGAAGCCGCTCGAGAGTCGCGCAAGTCGAGCGGATGGGCGCAGTTGCAGAAGCATCTTGCGACGAATGAAGGACTGCGGATCCTCGATATCGGGCCTACTTCGGCGATCAACATCAATTACATTACGAGCCTTGGCCACAGCATCTACATGGCGAACCTTGTTGACGAAGCGGCGAAGCCTGAATACATGGTCGCTGGCGAGGATAGCGAAGCGAAGCACTTCGATGTGGAGCGGTTCGTGAAGTCCAACCTGGACTTTGCGGGGCGGATGTTCGATGTGGTCACGTTCTGGGATACCGCGGATTATCTGCCTGCGCCGCTGCTTGCGCCGGTGATCGATCGAATCCATGAGGTCATGCTGCCGGGCGGTGTGCTGCTGGGGTTCTTTCACTCCAAAGTGAATGCGGGCGAGGTGAGATTCTCGCGTTATCACCTGACACCGACCGATGCGATCGATATTCAGCGCACCGGGGCCCATCCTATCCTGCATGTGTATAACAATCGGCAGATTGAAAAGCTGCTGCATGCGTTCAGCGGATATCGATTTTTTCTGGCGAAAGATAATTTGAGCGAAGTGCTGGCGACTCGTTAA
- a CDS encoding DUF3311 domain-containing protein codes for MPPTTQSGTPRAWKFLLLLPYLGLCFPQLYTRSIPALFGFPFFYWYQFLWVILTSAILAVYYLLTRRSTTP; via the coding sequence ATGCCCCCGACCACCCAATCCGGAACGCCCCGCGCCTGGAAGTTTCTTCTACTCCTACCCTATTTAGGCCTCTGCTTCCCTCAGCTCTACACCCGCTCCATCCCAGCGCTCTTCGGCTTCCCATTCTTCTACTGGTACCAATTCCTTTGGGTCATCCTCACCTCAGCCATCCTGGCCGTCTACTACCTCCTCACCCGCCGCAGCACTACACCCTGA